A window from Lates calcarifer isolate ASB-BC8 linkage group LG7_2, TLL_Latcal_v3, whole genome shotgun sequence encodes these proteins:
- the arl13b gene encoding ADP-ribosylation factor-like protein 13B isoform X3 — translation MFSLMANCCNWLKRWREPARKVTLVMVGLDNAGKTATVRGIQGDNPLDVAPTVGFSKVDLKQGKFEVTIFDLGGGKRIRGIWKNYYSESHGVVFVVDSSDVQRIQETRETMAEVLQHPRIAGKPVLVLANKQDQEGALAEADIIENLSLEKLVNENKCLCQIEPCSAVLGYGKKVDKSIKKGLSWLLNNIAKDYEAITERVQKDTAEQRAQEEQDKKERAERVRRIREERERQEREEAEREGRLIQEEEPDDENMPSPFQPISNVISENEDKEKERKRQRELQEGRTNSPKADVDQEEEDYEDNDEEPDDSRQTPENASSTTIGEQSKKKMMKLHLKRKHRVDPLRVEDGPAESPTPPPPPDFYKKPLPPVANRPRPNGDAHDIIF, via the exons CGGGGAAAACAGCCACCGTACGAGGAATCCAAGGAG ACAATCCCCTGGATGTGGCTCCAACAGTAGGTTTTTCCAAGGTTGACCTGAAGCAGGGCAAGTTTGAGGTGACCATCTTTGACCTCGGCGGCGGGAAGAGAATCCGGGGCATCTGGAAGAACTACTACTCTGAGTCACACGGTGTGGTGTTTGTGGTGGACTCGAGCGATGTCCAGCGGATCCAGGAAACGCGGGAGACCATGGCCGAGGTCCTCCAGCACCCACGCATCGCTGGCAAACCTGTGCTAGT GCTTGCCAACAAACAGGACCAGGAGGGAGCGCTGGCTGAAGCAGACATCATTGAGAACCTGTCGTTAGAGAAGCTTGTCAACGAGAACAAGTGTCTTTGTCAGatt GAGCCATGCTCTGCAGTCTTAGGTTATGGCAAGAAGGTTGACAAGTCCATCAAGAAGGGCCTGAGCTGGCTCCTCAACAACATTGCCAAAGACTACGAGGCCATCACTGAGCGCGTGCAGAAGGACACGGCTGAGCAGCGTGCCCAGGAGGAACAGGACAAGAAGGAGCGGGCGGAGAGAGTACGGCGGATAcgggaggagag AGAACGACAGGAGCGCGAAGAGGCAGAACGAGAAGGCAGGCTGATTCAAGAAGAGGAGCCCGATGATGAAAACATGCCCAGTCCCTTCCAGCCAATCAGCAACGTCATCTCAGAG aacgaggacaaagaaaaggagaggaagaggcaaagagagctgcaggaaggaCGTACCAACAGCCCCAAGGCAGATGTTGATCAAGAGGAAGAGGACTATGAGGACAATGATGAAGAGCCAGACGACTCGAGACAAACGCCAGAAAATGCCAGTTCAA CTACAATAGGCGAGCAAAgcaagaagaagatgatgaagcTGCACCTGAAGAGGAAACACCGGGTGGACCCGCTGAGGGTAGAGGATGGACCAGCAGAGAgccccacccctccacctcctccag ACTTTTACAAGAAGCCTCTCCCGCCTGTTGCAAACAGGCCTCGGCCTAACGGCGACGCTCATGACATCATTTTTTAA
- the arl13b gene encoding ADP-ribosylation factor-like protein 13B isoform X2, with product MFSLMANCCNWLKRWREPARKVTLVMVGLDNAGKTATVRGIQGDNPLDVAPTVGFSKVDLKQGKFEVTIFDLGGGKRIRGIWKNYYSESHGVVFVVDSSDVQRIQETRETMAEVLQHPRIAGKPVLVLANKQDQEGALAEADIIENLSLEKLVNENKCLCQIEPCSAVLGYGKKVDKSIKKGLSWLLNNIAKDYEAITERVQKDTAEQRAQEEQDKKERAERVRRIREERERQEREEAEREGRLIQEEEPDDENMPSPFQPISNVISENEDKEKERKRQRELQEGRTNSPKADVDQEEEDYEDNDEEPDDSRQTPENASSTTIGEQSKKKMMKLHLKRKHRVDPLRVEDGPAESPTPPPPPVGWATPKVSRLPKLEPLGDSKHSASGV from the exons CGGGGAAAACAGCCACCGTACGAGGAATCCAAGGAG ACAATCCCCTGGATGTGGCTCCAACAGTAGGTTTTTCCAAGGTTGACCTGAAGCAGGGCAAGTTTGAGGTGACCATCTTTGACCTCGGCGGCGGGAAGAGAATCCGGGGCATCTGGAAGAACTACTACTCTGAGTCACACGGTGTGGTGTTTGTGGTGGACTCGAGCGATGTCCAGCGGATCCAGGAAACGCGGGAGACCATGGCCGAGGTCCTCCAGCACCCACGCATCGCTGGCAAACCTGTGCTAGT GCTTGCCAACAAACAGGACCAGGAGGGAGCGCTGGCTGAAGCAGACATCATTGAGAACCTGTCGTTAGAGAAGCTTGTCAACGAGAACAAGTGTCTTTGTCAGatt GAGCCATGCTCTGCAGTCTTAGGTTATGGCAAGAAGGTTGACAAGTCCATCAAGAAGGGCCTGAGCTGGCTCCTCAACAACATTGCCAAAGACTACGAGGCCATCACTGAGCGCGTGCAGAAGGACACGGCTGAGCAGCGTGCCCAGGAGGAACAGGACAAGAAGGAGCGGGCGGAGAGAGTACGGCGGATAcgggaggagag AGAACGACAGGAGCGCGAAGAGGCAGAACGAGAAGGCAGGCTGATTCAAGAAGAGGAGCCCGATGATGAAAACATGCCCAGTCCCTTCCAGCCAATCAGCAACGTCATCTCAGAG aacgaggacaaagaaaaggagaggaagaggcaaagagagctgcaggaaggaCGTACCAACAGCCCCAAGGCAGATGTTGATCAAGAGGAAGAGGACTATGAGGACAATGATGAAGAGCCAGACGACTCGAGACAAACGCCAGAAAATGCCAGTTCAA CTACAATAGGCGAGCAAAgcaagaagaagatgatgaagcTGCACCTGAAGAGGAAACACCGGGTGGACCCGCTGAGGGTAGAGGATGGACCAGCAGAGAgccccacccctccacctcctccag tgggATGGGCTACACCCAAAGTTTCTAGGCTGCCAAAACTAGAACCACTGGGGGACTCGAAACATTCTG CGAGCGGTGTGTAG
- the arl13b gene encoding ADP-ribosylation factor-like protein 13B isoform X1 produces MFSLMANCCNWLKRWREPARKVTLVMVGLDNAGKTATVRGIQGDNPLDVAPTVGFSKVDLKQGKFEVTIFDLGGGKRIRGIWKNYYSESHGVVFVVDSSDVQRIQETRETMAEVLQHPRIAGKPVLVLANKQDQEGALAEADIIENLSLEKLVNENKCLCQIEPCSAVLGYGKKVDKSIKKGLSWLLNNIAKDYEAITERVQKDTAEQRAQEEQDKKERAERVRRIREERERQEREEAEREGRLIQEEEPDDENMPSPFQPISNVISENEDKEKERKRQRELQEGRTNSPKADVDQEEEDYEDNDEEPDDSRQTPENASSTTIGEQSKKKMMKLHLKRKHRVDPLRVEDGPAESPTPPPPPVGWATPKVSRLPKLEPLGDSKHSDFYKKPLPPVANRPRPNGDAHDIIF; encoded by the exons CGGGGAAAACAGCCACCGTACGAGGAATCCAAGGAG ACAATCCCCTGGATGTGGCTCCAACAGTAGGTTTTTCCAAGGTTGACCTGAAGCAGGGCAAGTTTGAGGTGACCATCTTTGACCTCGGCGGCGGGAAGAGAATCCGGGGCATCTGGAAGAACTACTACTCTGAGTCACACGGTGTGGTGTTTGTGGTGGACTCGAGCGATGTCCAGCGGATCCAGGAAACGCGGGAGACCATGGCCGAGGTCCTCCAGCACCCACGCATCGCTGGCAAACCTGTGCTAGT GCTTGCCAACAAACAGGACCAGGAGGGAGCGCTGGCTGAAGCAGACATCATTGAGAACCTGTCGTTAGAGAAGCTTGTCAACGAGAACAAGTGTCTTTGTCAGatt GAGCCATGCTCTGCAGTCTTAGGTTATGGCAAGAAGGTTGACAAGTCCATCAAGAAGGGCCTGAGCTGGCTCCTCAACAACATTGCCAAAGACTACGAGGCCATCACTGAGCGCGTGCAGAAGGACACGGCTGAGCAGCGTGCCCAGGAGGAACAGGACAAGAAGGAGCGGGCGGAGAGAGTACGGCGGATAcgggaggagag AGAACGACAGGAGCGCGAAGAGGCAGAACGAGAAGGCAGGCTGATTCAAGAAGAGGAGCCCGATGATGAAAACATGCCCAGTCCCTTCCAGCCAATCAGCAACGTCATCTCAGAG aacgaggacaaagaaaaggagaggaagaggcaaagagagctgcaggaaggaCGTACCAACAGCCCCAAGGCAGATGTTGATCAAGAGGAAGAGGACTATGAGGACAATGATGAAGAGCCAGACGACTCGAGACAAACGCCAGAAAATGCCAGTTCAA CTACAATAGGCGAGCAAAgcaagaagaagatgatgaagcTGCACCTGAAGAGGAAACACCGGGTGGACCCGCTGAGGGTAGAGGATGGACCAGCAGAGAgccccacccctccacctcctccag tgggATGGGCTACACCCAAAGTTTCTAGGCTGCCAAAACTAGAACCACTGGGGGACTCGAAACATTCTG ACTTTTACAAGAAGCCTCTCCCGCCTGTTGCAAACAGGCCTCGGCCTAACGGCGACGCTCATGACATCATTTTTTAA